From the genome of Desulfuromonadales bacterium:
TTATGTGCTGGTGCGCTGCGGGCTCAATCCGAAGCTCGGCCCGCCGATTCCGCTGGAGGAGCGTAATGCCACTGTCGCCCAGAAGGTGGCAATGACGATGAAGAGTTTCGTTCCTCCCTTCGGCCTCATCCTGGTCGTCATGGGGACGATCCTTGCCGGGGTCGCGACCCCCACCGAGGCGGCCGCTCTCGGCTGCGCCGGCGCCCTGGTCCTGGCCGTCGGTTACCGCAAGCTGAGCTGGAGCGTGATCTCCCATGCCTCCGTTGCCACGGCCCGCACCACCGCGATGATCATGGCCCTGTTCATCGGCGGCAAGCTCTTCAGCACCGTCTTCCTCTTCATGGGGGGCGGCGATGTGGTCTCCGATTTCCTTCTCGGCATGGAGAACCGGTACATCGTGCTGGCGATCATGATGGCGGTCGTCTTCATCCTCGGCATGTTCATCGACTGGGCGGCCATTCTGCTGGTGACGGTACCGATCTTCACCCCCATCGCCGCCGATCTGGGCTTCAATCCCCTCGTTTTTGCCATGCTGATGAACATCAACCTGCAGACCTCCTTCCTGACGCCGCCCTTCGGCTATGCCCTCTTCTACTTCAAGGGGGTAGCGCCGCCGGAGTACACGATGGGCGACGTCTACCGGGGAATCATCCCCTTCGTCATCATCCAGCTCATCGGGTTGTTGTGCTGCATCAGCTTCCCGCAGATCATTACCTATCTACCCGGCGTCTTTTTCGGGGGTTGAAAACGGAATAGCCAGTGCCCATCCGTATTTCCGGATGGGCACTGGCGGGTTTCGGCTGGAAACCCGCTGGCAAGTCGATAGAAACCTCCATCACTTCGGAGAATATACATGCTGCCCAAAATAGAGAAAATTCTTTATGCCACCGGCCTTGGAGCGGGTGCCCCATACGTCTTTCGTTACGCCTTGAGCCTGGCGCAGCAATACGGGGCCAAGATCGCTGTGGTCCATGGCATGGAGCCGCTCACCCCCTTTGCCCAGAGCCTGGTGGAACTCCATATCAGCCACGAGCAGTCGGAACAGATCCACCTGGACGCCAAAAAGGCGATGAAAGGGAAGCTCGAGGAACGCCTGGAGCTTCTCTGTCAGAAGGAGTTGTGCAATGATTCCGAGGGACGCAGCCGGGTTTGCGGCATTGTCATCGAGGAAGGGCCGCCCTCCGAGGTGATTCTGCAGCAGGCGGAAAAGCTTGGCGCCGATCTCATCGTCATGGGTTCACACCGGCATACCGTCATCGGCGATGCCATGCTCGGCACGACCACCCACAAGGTTCTGCACAGCTCGCGGATTCCAGTCCTGGTGGTCAGGATTCCCGAGGGGTATCGGGAAGAGGGATTCTAGCGCGCTGATGCGCGCGTCACCTGTCATATGTCATCGGAAAACAGTTTTTCCAGTGACCAGTGACCAAAGACCAATGGCGGGTTTCATATGATTTCCAACACTGCCATCCAGCATCTCATTGAGAAGCTCGGCAAGGAAAACGTCTACCACGAAAAAGAGGACCTCCTCCTCTACGGCTACGACTCCACCCCCGGCGTACATCATCTGCCGGAGGTCGCCGTCTTTCCGACCACGACTGATCAGGTCGTCGCCGCCATCGAAATCGCCCGCCGCGAAGGCCTGCCTATCGTACCGCGCGGCAGCGGCACCGGCCTCTCCGGAGGCAGCGTGCCAATCGAGGGGGGGATGGTTCTTTGCCTGACCCGTATGAACCGTATCCTGGAGATCGACGAGGAGAACCTCACCGCCACGGTCGAGGCCGGCGTCATTACCCTCGATCTGTTCAACGCCGTGGCCGCCAGGGGGCTCTTCTACCCCCCCGATCCCGGCTCGCAGAAGACCTCGACCATCGGCGGCAACGTCGCCGAGAACGCCGGCGGCCTGCGCGGCCTCAAGTACGGGGTGACCCGTGACTACGTCATGGGGTTGACCTGCGTCCTGGCCGACGGCAGCACCATCAAGACCGGCGGCAAGAGCGTCAAGGATGTGGCCGGCTACTCCTATCGCGACCTGCTGGTCGGCTCGGAAGGGACGCTGGGGATCATTACCGAGGTCACCGTCAAGCTGATTCCGCCCCCGCAGGATAAGCGCACCTTCCTCGCCTACTTCAGCGACATCCGCACCGCAGGCGATGCCGTCTCGCGCATCATCGCCGCCAAGATCATCCCGGCGACCCTCGAGATCATGGACAGAAACACCATCAACTGCGTCGAGGACTACGTCAAGATCGGCCTGCCGCGGCAGATGGCGGCTCTGCTGCTGATCGAAGTCGATGGCCACCCCGCCGTGGTCGCCGAGGAAGCCGCCGGGGTGCAGGCGATCCTCAAGGAGGTTGGTGCCGCCGAGGTGCATCTGGCCAAGGACGCCGCCGAGGCCGCCAGCCTCGCCGCCGCCCGCCGCACGGCCCTCTCGGCTCTCGCCCGGGTTTCGCCGACAACGCTCCTCGAAGATGCCACGGTGCCGCGCTCAAAGCTCGCCGAGACCTTCGCCGAGATCGAACGCCTCACCGAAAAGTACCGGCTCAAGGTTGGCACCTTCGGCCACGCCGGCGACGGCAACCTGCATCCCACGGTCCTGTGCGACGAACGCGACCACGATGAGATGCACCGCGCCCATGCCTTCTACAACGAGCTCTACGAGATGGTTCTGTCCATCGGCGGCACCGTCTCGGGCGAGCACGGCATCGGCCTGGCCAAGATCGAGTATCTGCAGCGCCAGATCGGCGAGGGCGGCGTTCAGGTCATGCGGCGCATCAAGCAGGCCTTTGACCCTGAGGGAATCCTCAACCCCGGCAAGATTTTTGCTGCGCCCGAGGCCCCCGGGGTGAACGTGGAGGAAGGATTTCGTGTCTCAAGATAAATCCAGAGAGAATCTGATCGGCAACTTCAAGATCAAGGATGCCCCTGAATACGAGGGAATCCTGCAGTGCATGCGTTGCGGCTTCTGTCTGCCGACCTGCCCGACCTACGCCCTCACCAATCGCGAGCGCTCCAGCCCCCGCGGCCGCGTCGCCCTGGCCCGGGCGGTGGCGGAGCAGAAGCTCGAGTTCAGTGCGGCGGTCAAGGATGAGGCCTTCTTCTGCCTCGACTGCCGGGCCTGCACCACGGCCTGCCCCTCCGGTGTCCATGCCGGTGAGATCATGGAGGTCTGCCGGGCCCAGGCCAACGACTACTACCCGGCCACCGGCATGCAGAAGAGCCTGCGCGAGTTCGTCCTGCAGAAGATGGTTCCGAGCCCGGAACTCCTCGAGACCTCCATGGTGCCGGCGCGCCTCTACCAGAAGCTGGGCATCCAGTGGCTGGTGCGCCACTCCCACGTCCTCAAGCTGGGACCGAAGTGGATGGAGAAGGCCGAGGGAATGATGCCGACGCTCGACAAGCCGCTGCGTTCGCAACTTCCCGAGGTCGTTCCCGCCCGCGGGGAGAGGCGCGGCAAGGTCGGTTTCTTCCTCGGCTGCGTCATGACCCTGATGTACCCCGGGGTTTCGAAGCAGACGGTGCGGGTCCTGTCGCACCAGGGTTTCGAGGTGGTGACGCCGAAGAACCAGAAGTGCTGCGGCGCCCCGCACATGACCGAAGGGGACCGCGACACCGCCCGCAGGCTCGCCGGCGAAAACCTCGACCTCTTCATGGACCTCGGCGTCGACTACATCGTCACCGACTGCGCCGGCTGCGGCTCGGCCCTCAAGGAGTACGAGGAGATCCTCGAGGGGCGTGCCGATCACAGCCGACTGGCCGCCTTCCGCGCCAGGGTGCGGGACATTTCGGAGTTCATTGCCGAGGTCGGCATGCGCACCGAAGGCCTGCAGCCGGTCAACACCTCCGTGACCTACCACGAGCCCTGCCATCTCTGCCACGCCCAGGGGATCAGCGCTCAGCCGCGGCAGATCCTCAAGAGCATCCCCGGCGTCGAGCTGCGGGAGATGACCGAGGCGAGCTGGTGCTGCGGCTCGGCCGCCACCTGGGGTCTCAAGTTCCAGGGAGAGAGCCAGCAGGTCCTCGACCGCAAACTGAACAACGTCGCCGCAACCGGCGCCGATATTCTGGTCAGCGCCAACCCCGGCTGCCAGCTGCAGCTTGCCTGGGGAGTGCGGCAGGCTGGCCTCAGGCAGGAGGTGCTGCACATCATGGAGCTCCTCGGTCGAGCGGTGCCGGACTGAGGCGGACTGTCGGCAGAAAAACGGATCGGCCCGGGGAGATTTCCCGGGCCGTTTTTCATTCCTCCACCCGCATCACCACCAGCGTGACGTCGTCGGTGAAACTTCGCCCGCCGGCAAAAAGCCGGACCTGGTACAACAGCTCCTCGAGCAACCCTGCTGGTGAGAGGTGCCGGAGTTCCTGCACAAGGGAGCAGAGGCGCCCCTCGCCGAAAAACTCTCCCTCTCCGTTCTCGGCCTCGGTAATGCCGTCGGTATAGAGAAGCAGGATGTCGCCGGGATGCAGAAGTACCTGTTTCTCCTCGAAGACGACATTCCTCTTCACCCCCAGGATGAGGCCCTCGGCGTCGATATACTCGCAGCGTCCCGGTCCTGCGCGCAAAATCAGGGGGGGCGGGTGGCCGGCACAGGCGAAGGAAAGCTGGCGCGTGGCGGCGTCGTACCGGAGATAGGCCATGGTAATAAAGAGCTCGGCCCGCCCCAGATCCTCGTAGAGAAACCCATCGATGGCCCGGAGGGCGGCGCCGGCGCCCGGAAGCTGCTGGGCCTGGGAGCGAATGAAGGTGCGGACTTCGGTCATGATGATGGCCGCCCCGACGTTGTGCCCGGAGACGTCGGCGATCACCAGATCGACGGATTGGGTGCCGATGGGCAGGAAATCATAGTAGTCGCCGCCCACCTCCCGCGCCGGCACGCAGATTCCCGCCATGGCCACTCCGGGGATCTCCGGGACCCGGGAGGGCAACAGGCCGAGCTGGATGCCCCGGGCGATCTCCATCTCCCTCTCCCGCTCCCTGGCGGCAATCAGGTGTTCGGTCTGGCGGGCGTTGCGCAGGGCGACGCCGACCTGGCCGGTCAGATTGGCGAACAGATCGACGAACTCTTCGGTGAATATCCCCTTGGCCGACAGGGAAAAGACCGACAGGACTCCCACCGGTTCCCCTTCGATGGTGATGGGAGCGTGCGCGAAGGACTTGATCCCTTCCCGATGGGCGACCTGGGCGGCGAAGGGGATGTCGAGAAAATCGGTGTCGTTGACCACCAGTGCCGAATTGGTGAGAAAGGTCCGGCCGATGGCGGTCTCCATGTCGGGCGCCCGCTCCGAGTCGGAAAGATGCTCGGCACTCATCCCTATCTGGCTGGCGACGACGAAGGTCTGCCTCTCGGGGTCGAGGAGGCGCACGGCACAGAGCTCGAATTTGAACTGCTGCTGCAGCAGCCCCAGGATGTTGTCCAGGATGGTTTGCAGGTCCGCGCCGCTCGCCACCAGACGCGTGGCTTCGTGCAAGACGCCGAGCTGCTCACGCCCCGCCTTCCGACTGATGCTGACCGAGCCGAAGATGTCGAAGACCTCCTCCATCCGGCTCCCCCGGCTCTCCAGGTAGTGGTCGAGGATGATGCGGGCGGGGGCGGTGCCGACCGAGCCGGCCAGGGTCTTTTCGGTGAAGTGGCGCAGATCGGCCAGGTCGAACTCGGAGAGCCGGCCACGCTCGTCGATTTTACGGCTGCTGACATAGTCTGTGATGGCGGCGTGCGCCCTCTTTTCGCCGACGAATTTAGTCATCAGATCGACGAACTCGACGATGGTCGGGGCGCGGCTGATCCTTTCCGCCTGCCCTTTTTCCCTGGGCGGGGCGAAGCCCTCCACGAATCTGTCGGCCTGTTCTTTCTCTTCCGGCTGCGGCTTGGTGTACAGGGAGAAGGCGAGAAAGGCTCCGATGTTGAAGAAGAGGGTCCAGAAGAGGGCGTGCGGAAGCGTCGGCAGTCCTGCCAGGCCGAAGAGGGCCTCAGGCCTGAGCCAGGCCAGCCCGAAGGGCCCATCCTGGAGAAGCGAGGACGGCAGCCACCCCGAGCGGACGAGCGTAGGGAGGATCAGAGTGTAGAACCAGACCCCGAAGCCCAGGAGCATCCCCAAGAGTGCGCCGCGGCGGTTGGCCCGCTTCCAGTACAGCCCTCCCAGCATGGCCGGCGCAAACTGGGTGGCGCCGACCCATGAGATCAAGCCCATGGCGACCAGGGCGTAGCCCTGGCCGATGAGCTTGTAGAACAGGTAGCCGAGAAAGACCACGGCGAGGATGGCCAGGCGCTTGGCCGCCAGCAGAAGACCCGAAATGTCCCGGGCCTGGATGTCGAAGCTCAGGACGACCGGCATGACCAGATGGTTCAGAATGAGAGTGGCCAGCGCCACCGCGGCGACCATGACCATCGCGGTCGAGCCGGAAAAGCCGCCGAGGAAGACCAGCAGGGCGAGCGAGCGCTGATCCGCTTCCAGGGGGAGAAGCAGGGTGAAATATTCCGCCTTGGCGGTATCGCCGCCGTGCAGAAGCAGCCCGCCAAGGGCGATGGGGATGATGAAGAGCTCGATCAGGAACATGTAGAGGGGGAAGCGCCACATGGCGCTTCTGATGTGCTCCTCGTCGGCGTTCTCGACCACCATGATGTGAAACATGTGCGGCAGAAACATGAAGGCCATCATGCTGATCACTCCCAGCGTCAGCCAGGAACTGTAGGGGACCCGGTCGGTGCCGAGCAGCAGGAGGTCGCTGCGTTCGGGAAAGCGGTCCAGGAAACGGCTGCAGATGTCGCCGAAGCCGTCGAAAAGCCCGAAAACGACGAAGAGGCCGACGGCCATCATGGCGACCAGCTTGACCACCGACTCCAGGGCGATGGCGGCCACCAGACCCTCGTGGCGGGCGGAGGGGTCGAGGTGGCGGGCGCCGAAGAGGATGCCGAAGAGGGCGAAGACCATCGCCACGACGAAGGCGGTGTCGAATACGGGGAGAAGCGTCGGCCGCGAGGCGGTGAGCAGTTCGAAGGTGTCGGCCACCCCTTTGAGCTGCAGGGCGATGTAGGGAAGGGTGCAGAAAACGGCGAAGAGGGTGACCAGCGCCCCCAGCGGCAGCGACTTGCCGAAGCGGCTGGCGATGAAGTCGGCGATGCTGACGATGTTCTGTTCCTTGCTGATGCGGACCATTTTGCGCAGCAGATACCACCAGCTGAAGATGATCAGGGTGACGCCCAGGTAGAAGGCGAGAAAATCGATGCCGACGGTGGCGACCCGCCCGACGTTACCATAGAAGGTCCAGGACGTATGAAAGATGCCGAAGGAGAGGGCGTAGATCCAGGCGTTGGAGGTGATGCTGCGGCCCATCTCCCGCCGGCGGTCGGCGTAAACGGCAGTGGCGAAAAGCAGGGCGATATAGAGAAGGGTGCAGAGGGAGAGGGCGCCGGCGGAGATCATGGATGATCCTGCTCCTCGCCCCGGCCGGTGTCGTCCGCGCCTCTGCCTTTAGGGAGGCGGCAGGAAAAACGGTAAATGGCCCAGATGAAAAGGAGCCACCCGAGCAGCAGAAAGATAATCAGCAGCGGAACGCCGAAGATCAGGGTGGTGTGGTTGAAAACCTGCAGCAGTGGATAGTTGAAGAGCACCGCGAAGAAAATCGTGATACAAAGCCAGTTGGTCCAATGCTGATCGGGATGCGGCGTGGCCATGCAAACCTCGGGACAGGCTAGGTTTTCTTTTCCTTTCCGTTAATGCAAAAAGAATAGCGTAAATTTCCGGTTTGGCACCGCGTTGGTGCGTTGCCGGAACGAAAAAAGGGCACCGGAGCCTCCGGTGCCCTTTTTTCGGGGATTCGGGTGGGTAAGCGGTCGACGCTAATCGGTCCGCTGGCTCGCCTTGAAGCGTCTGAGCCAGGCCTGAAACTCCTCCTCTTCGTGCTCCAGTTCGAAGGCGTTGACCAGCCCCCGTCGCAGCGCCAGGGCTACCGCCCGGTTGCGCAGGTTGAAGGCGTCGCCGACCTTCTCGCTGTGGAACTGGTCCTGGTCGACACCCAGCTTGTTGTAAAGTGAGTTGAGACGACTCTGCACCCCGCGGCGGGAGAGGTAGCGGCGCTGGGCGATGAGGTTGTCGGTCAGGCCGAGGGAGATGTCGATCAGCGCCTCGTACTCGATGTCGGAGAGAGCGGTCTGGCTGGCCCGGGTGCGCCCCTGGACCTTGCGCACCTCGGGATCGATCCAGCATTGCTCGTCGAGGAGCACGGTGCGGATGGCGGCATCGATGCGTTCCCTGGGGCTCGATTTGAGGATGTAGCCGTAGACCGTTTCGGCGGGGACGATCCGGGCCAGCGCCCGTACGTACATCTCGTCCTTGTACTGGCTCCAGAAGACGATGCGGGCGCCCGGCTTCTGCTGCCAGAGCGACCGGGCGAATTCGATGCCGTTGAGCTCGGGCATCTGGATGTCGCTCACCACCAGAGGATGGGCATGCTTCAGGGCAATTTCCAGAGCCGCCAGACCGTTCTGTGCCCGTTCGATCTGACAGGGGAGTTCCCAATCGCCAAAGAGGTTTTCAAGAAACTCGAAATCTTTCGGATTGTCCTCGGCAATCAGAATCTTCAGCGTTTCCATGCCGTTTATCCTCTCTGGTGGTTGGTCAGCGGCAGCGCCAGCTCGAAACGGGTTCCGGAAGTGAAACGGGAAGGTCCCCACTCGGCCCTGGCGCCGATTGCCTTGGCCCGTTCGCGAATGTTGTTGAGTCCCCGGCCACCGTAGCCGTCGGCCTTTGCGGCGACGAAACCGATGCCGTTGTCCTCTACCGCCAGAACGAGTTCATTTCCGCGCCGGCTCAGATTCACCTCGTAGCGGGTCGCCCGGGCGTGCTTGATTACATTGTGGACGGCTTCGATGGCAATGCGGTAGAGGGTCAGGAGCGCCAGCCGCGAGAGCCCGTCCGTCACCGCCTCGGGAGAGATGTAGAGATGGTACTGCGGCAGGTTCTCCTTGTCCAGGTGCCGTTCCAGGTGCGACTGCAGGGCCGCCCCGAGGCCGAGGATATCCAGGGTCTGGGGGTGCAGGTTGTCCATGACCTCCCGCAGGTTGGCCATCGTTTTCTGCAGGTCCTCTTCCAGGCGAATGGCCTCCGGCTGGCAAATATCCACTTTTTTCAGCTCCTGAATGCCGCGCAGGACCGTGGCGAGGTCAGCAAGGGTCTGATCGTGGATGTCCATGGCGATCCGGCGCCGTTCTTCTTCGGCTCCCTCGAGGAGTTTCTCGGCACCGACCACGCGGATCAGCTGGTCGGTCATGCGGTTGATGGAGACTGCCAGTTCGTCCAGTTCGTCCCTGACGATTTCCGGCGCCGGCGGTGGGTCGAGATTGCCCCCGGCGATCCGTCCGGCACTGTCGGAGAGGAACTGGATGCGGCGGAGAATGCGCCGGGCGAAGGCCAGGGAAAGGAAGATGCCGAGCAGGATGGCGACGCCCAGAACGATGAGAGAAACGAAGGCGGTTCGGTCGACCAGGGCATCGATATCCTGATTGTGCACGTCGCGCAGCCGCTCTCGCTGCTTCTGGGTCAATTCGGCAAGGGAAACCAACTGCGGCCGCAGCAGCGAGAGGGCGGACAGGTAGCGCTGGGCGTCAAAGCCATACTCGGGGTTAAGTTCCCTGAGCGTCTGCTGGAGCAGAGTCCTGGTGCCGTCCGTGAGGGGCATCAACGCCAGGATTCGCTCCAGGGCCCCTTCAAGGTGGCTGTAGAGTGCCGCCATATCCTCCAGGCTGGCAACGTTCACCGTCCTTTCCTCACGCAGGCGGATGGTCAGGCCGTACATTCGCTGCAAGGCCAGGTCGCTCTCGGCCAGGGCGATGAAGACGGTCCCCAGGATCCGGGCCTCCCGGCGTTTGACAGAGAGGTCCCAGTAGGTGTACTGGAGGAAAACCAGCAGCAGGGTCATGAGCAGCAGGACGGTGGCTGGGGCGAGAATGATCTGATGTTTAAGTGCCAGGCGCATCGTTTGACATTATCATAGAGACTTAATAAATACACTGTGCTAATGCACAGGCAAATTTTCCTTCTTCCGGGTTGCAAAAAAATAAGTTGCAAATACAATAGAACAAGGTTTTTAGCCCGGGTGGCAGCGGGCTTCTTGCCTTCTTCATTCCCCCCTCCGCTTTCCCTGCATTGGGGAACCTCCGAGAGAGCCGCCGCCGGGCTGCCGTATCCCGGCGGCGGCTCTCTTTTTACGCCGAGATTCGGTCGCCCCGGCAGACCGATGCTACCAACCGACTGCAGCCTATCCCCCTTCGCTCCTCGTCGCCTCCCCCCGGAACGCCGCCTCCGCCTCGCTTTTCAACAGCTCCGGCCGATCCTGGTAGCGCGGCGAATGATGAAACACCAGCAGGCGGGCGGCCAGGGCCCGGCGGCCGAGTTCGCCGGCGAGACGGGCTGTGAGATGATTTCGCGTTCGCGCCCGTTCCCCATCGGCGTCAGCGAAGGTCGCCTCGATGGCCAACAGGTGCGAATCGGCGGCCAGGGCGACGATGGCCTCCTGGTTCTCCCTGGTCGGGGCAGCGTCGGTGACGTAGCAGATCTTCATCCCCCGCTCGAGATGGGCGATCTGCGAGGCAACGAGGCCGAGAGGAAGCAGAAGTTCCCCCCCCTGGTGCAGCGGGACCGGAAGCCGCGTTTCCTCCGAAGCCCCCTGCCGCACCAGGTCCTTGAAACGGGTCAGCCAAGGACCCGGACGGTAGCCGAGGCCATCCAGCGCGTCCTTGTGAATGGCGACGTGCAGCGACTCCTCGAGGGCGAAGGCGAGGGAAATGATCCCGCCGTGATCGAGGGGGACGGCCCGAATACGGTAGTAGTCCGTCTCGCGCAGCAGGCCGCCGGTACACTCCCAGGCTGTCTCGGCTTCGCGGATGAAGGCGCTGGCGGCACGGAAGGTTACCTCTCTTCCCGAAGGGTTTCCCCACTCGCGGACGGTGAGCACCAGGGGATAGCCCTCGATGAGATTCCAGGTGTAGCCGGCCAACTGGGCGGCGATTCGCTCGATGATCCCCGGGGGGCCGTAGATGCTCAGGCAGGTATCCTGATAGAGAAAGGTACGCAACAGGGTTCCGAAACCGACCAGATGGTCGATATGGGCATGGGAGATGAAGACGGCGCAGGTCTTGAGGATTTCCCGCGGGGGGAGGGGATGCAGGTCACCGCAATCGAACAGCAGGGACTCGCCGCGATGGGCCAGGCGTACGTAGAGGGCCGGGTCGCCGAATGGCCCATTGACCAACCGGGGGAAGAAGACCGACCTCATTCCTATTTCTTTCCGGCCCCGCCGGCAGCCGGCGGGGCCCTGGATTACAGGTGGCAAGCGGGGAGTTATTTCACCTTGACCGTCGTGTAGAGCAGAGCGTCGCCGCGCTGGATCAGCAGGCGCAGCACCTCGCCCGGTTTGGTCTTTTCCACCTCGGCCCGGAAGGCGGCAGCCGATCTGGTTTCCCGGCCATTGACCTCCAGGATGAGATCACCGGGCTGCAGGTTCGCTGCGGCAGCAGGGCCAGTCGGGTCGACTCCGGTGATGAGGGCGCCCTTGCCGGCCTGCAGGCCGTAACGCTGAGTCACTTCCGGTGTGACGTCGGCCACGTTGAGACCGAGACGGTCACTGGAGTCGCCAGATGTCACCGTCTCCCTTTCGTCTTCCTGGAGCTTGCCGATGGTAGCAGTCAGCTCATGGGTTTTGCCGTTGCGAAAAACGCTCAGCCTGACTTCCTTGCCGGCCGGGGTGGCGGCAACCAGGCGTGGAAGGTCGTTGATGGCATCGACCTCGTGACCGTCGAAGGTGAGAATGATGTCCCCCCGTTTGATGCCGGCCTTTTCGGCGGGGGAGTTCGCGATGACCTCGGCGACGAGCGCTCCCTTTGGTTCCTTGAGCCCAAATGACTCGGCCAGTTCATCCGTCACCAGTTGGACAGAGACGCCAAGCCAGCCTCGGGAGACATGTCCCGTCTCTTTCAGTTGGGTGAGAATGCTTTTGGCGGCATTGATCGGGATGGCAAAGCCGATCCCCTGGCCGCTGGCGACAATGGCCGTGTTGATTCCCACGACCTCACCCGCGGTGTTGAAA
Proteins encoded in this window:
- a CDS encoding universal stress protein; protein product: MLPKIEKILYATGLGAGAPYVFRYALSLAQQYGAKIAVVHGMEPLTPFAQSLVELHISHEQSEQIHLDAKKAMKGKLEERLELLCQKELCNDSEGRSRVCGIVIEEGPPSEVILQQAEKLGADLIVMGSHRHTVIGDAMLGTTTHKVLHSSRIPVLVVRIPEGYREEGF
- a CDS encoding (Fe-S)-binding protein; this encodes MSQDKSRENLIGNFKIKDAPEYEGILQCMRCGFCLPTCPTYALTNRERSSPRGRVALARAVAEQKLEFSAAVKDEAFFCLDCRACTTACPSGVHAGEIMEVCRAQANDYYPATGMQKSLREFVLQKMVPSPELLETSMVPARLYQKLGIQWLVRHSHVLKLGPKWMEKAEGMMPTLDKPLRSQLPEVVPARGERRGKVGFFLGCVMTLMYPGVSKQTVRVLSHQGFEVVTPKNQKCCGAPHMTEGDRDTARRLAGENLDLFMDLGVDYIVTDCAGCGSALKEYEEILEGRADHSRLAAFRARVRDISEFIAEVGMRTEGLQPVNTSVTYHEPCHLCHAQGISAQPRQILKSIPGVELREMTEASWCCGSAATWGLKFQGESQQVLDRKLNNVAATGADILVSANPGCQLQLAWGVRQAGLRQEVLHIMELLGRAVPD
- a CDS encoding TRAP transporter large permease subunit, translated to MTPEIMTLLMFGTLIVAIALGHPLAITLAGVASLFGLIENGFNVPALLDLFANNGWGIFLNYTLVAVPLFIFMAQILDRSQVSEGLFDAMYVVLGGVRGGLGLAVILVSTVLAATTGIVGASVVAMGLMAGPTLLRRGYDRGMSSGIICASGTLGILIPPSIMLVVYGGLTGMKETSVGNLFAAAFIPGLLLSGLYCVYVLVRCGLNPKLGPPIPLEERNATVAQKVAMTMKSFVPPFGLILVVMGTILAGVATPTEAAALGCAGALVLAVGYRKLSWSVISHASVATARTTAMIMALFIGGKLFSTVFLFMGGGDVVSDFLLGMENRYIVLAIMMAVVFILGMFIDWAAILLVTVPIFTPIAADLGFNPLVFAMLMNINLQTSFLTPPFGYALFYFKGVAPPEYTMGDVYRGIIPFVIIQLIGLLCCISFPQIITYLPGVFFGG
- a CDS encoding HAMP domain-containing protein; translation: MRLALKHQIILAPATVLLLMTLLLVFLQYTYWDLSVKRREARILGTVFIALAESDLALQRMYGLTIRLREERTVNVASLEDMAALYSHLEGALERILALMPLTDGTRTLLQQTLRELNPEYGFDAQRYLSALSLLRPQLVSLAELTQKQRERLRDVHNQDIDALVDRTAFVSLIVLGVAILLGIFLSLAFARRILRRIQFLSDSAGRIAGGNLDPPPAPEIVRDELDELAVSINRMTDQLIRVVGAEKLLEGAEEERRRIAMDIHDQTLADLATVLRGIQELKKVDICQPEAIRLEEDLQKTMANLREVMDNLHPQTLDILGLGAALQSHLERHLDKENLPQYHLYISPEAVTDGLSRLALLTLYRIAIEAVHNVIKHARATRYEVNLSRRGNELVLAVEDNGIGFVAAKADGYGGRGLNNIRERAKAIGARAEWGPSRFTSGTRFELALPLTNHQRG
- a CDS encoding response regulator transcription factor, with product METLKILIAEDNPKDFEFLENLFGDWELPCQIERAQNGLAALEIALKHAHPLVVSDIQMPELNGIEFARSLWQQKPGARIVFWSQYKDEMYVRALARIVPAETVYGYILKSSPRERIDAAIRTVLLDEQCWIDPEVRKVQGRTRASQTALSDIEYEALIDISLGLTDNLIAQRRYLSRRGVQSRLNSLYNKLGVDQDQFHSEKVGDAFNLRNRAVALALRRGLVNAFELEHEEEEFQAWLRRFKASQRTD
- a CDS encoding FAD-linked oxidase C-terminal domain-containing protein — its product is MISNTAIQHLIEKLGKENVYHEKEDLLLYGYDSTPGVHHLPEVAVFPTTTDQVVAAIEIARREGLPIVPRGSGTGLSGGSVPIEGGMVLCLTRMNRILEIDEENLTATVEAGVITLDLFNAVAARGLFYPPDPGSQKTSTIGGNVAENAGGLRGLKYGVTRDYVMGLTCVLADGSTIKTGGKSVKDVAGYSYRDLLVGSEGTLGIITEVTVKLIPPPQDKRTFLAYFSDIRTAGDAVSRIIAAKIIPATLEIMDRNTINCVEDYVKIGLPRQMAALLLIEVDGHPAVVAEEAAGVQAILKEVGAAEVHLAKDAAEAASLAAARRTALSALARVSPTTLLEDATVPRSKLAETFAEIERLTEKYRLKVGTFGHAGDGNLHPTVLCDERDHDEMHRAHAFYNELYEMVLSIGGTVSGEHGIGLAKIEYLQRQIGEGGVQVMRRIKQAFDPEGILNPGKIFAAPEAPGVNVEEGFRVSR
- a CDS encoding SpoIIE family protein phosphatase produces the protein MISAGALSLCTLLYIALLFATAVYADRRREMGRSITSNAWIYALSFGIFHTSWTFYGNVGRVATVGIDFLAFYLGVTLIIFSWWYLLRKMVRISKEQNIVSIADFIASRFGKSLPLGALVTLFAVFCTLPYIALQLKGVADTFELLTASRPTLLPVFDTAFVVAMVFALFGILFGARHLDPSARHEGLVAAIALESVVKLVAMMAVGLFVVFGLFDGFGDICSRFLDRFPERSDLLLLGTDRVPYSSWLTLGVISMMAFMFLPHMFHIMVVENADEEHIRSAMWRFPLYMFLIELFIIPIALGGLLLHGGDTAKAEYFTLLLPLEADQRSLALLVFLGGFSGSTAMVMVAAVALATLILNHLVMPVVLSFDIQARDISGLLLAAKRLAILAVVFLGYLFYKLIGQGYALVAMGLISWVGATQFAPAMLGGLYWKRANRRGALLGMLLGFGVWFYTLILPTLVRSGWLPSSLLQDGPFGLAWLRPEALFGLAGLPTLPHALFWTLFFNIGAFLAFSLYTKPQPEEKEQADRFVEGFAPPREKGQAERISRAPTIVEFVDLMTKFVGEKRAHAAITDYVSSRKIDERGRLSEFDLADLRHFTEKTLAGSVGTAPARIILDHYLESRGSRMEEVFDIFGSVSISRKAGREQLGVLHEATRLVASGADLQTILDNILGLLQQQFKFELCAVRLLDPERQTFVVASQIGMSAEHLSDSERAPDMETAIGRTFLTNSALVVNDTDFLDIPFAAQVAHREGIKSFAHAPITIEGEPVGVLSVFSLSAKGIFTEEFVDLFANLTGQVGVALRNARQTEHLIAAREREREMEIARGIQLGLLPSRVPEIPGVAMAGICVPAREVGGDYYDFLPIGTQSVDLVIADVSGHNVGAAIIMTEVRTFIRSQAQQLPGAGAALRAIDGFLYEDLGRAELFITMAYLRYDAATRQLSFACAGHPPPLILRAGPGRCEYIDAEGLILGVKRNVVFEEKQVLLHPGDILLLYTDGITEAENGEGEFFGEGRLCSLVQELRHLSPAGLLEELLYQVRLFAGGRSFTDDVTLVVMRVEE